TCTACCATCAAAAGCCTTTCCAGAGACACCTCTAAAATCCCTAATCCTTGGAAGCGAAATATTGATCAAACGATCAAGGAATTCATACATCCTGTTACCCCTCAGGGTGACCTTGCATCCGATAGATACCCCTGCCCTGAGCTTAAATCCAGCGATCGATCTCTTTGCCTTAGTTATAGCAGGATGCTGCCCTGTAATGGCTGCAACTTCCTTTACTGCCGAATCAAGGAGCTTGATATCCTGAATAGCTTTTCCCATACCTACATTGATAACGATCTTTTGAACCCTTGGAACCTCCATTATATTTCTGTAAGAAAAATGCCTCATCAACGCAGGGACAACATCTTTTCTGTATTTTTCTTTAAATCTTGGGATATTATCTCTTAACCCCAAAAAGTCCTTCGCTTCGCTCGGTGTACTTTTTGGGGATTCCCTTTCCTCTGTTGTTGTCTTTTTCTCCTTTACTTTCACTTTCTCTTTCACTTTCTCTTCACTTGCTATCTATATTCTCTCCACACTTTTTACAGACTCTTACTTTTTCACCATCCTCAAGGTATCTCACTCCTATGCGGGTAGGTTTATCACATTTATTACAAATTAGCATAACATTTGAGATATGGATAGTTCCTTCTTTTTCTATAATACCACCCTGTTTATACTTCGGGGTTGGTCTCATATGTCTCTTGATAATATTTAACTTTTCAACAATTATCCTTTCTTTTCGGGGAAAGACTGTAAGGACTCTTCCCTTTTTTCCTTTTTCTTTTCCGGCAATCACAACTACTGTATCATTCTTTTTAATTCCCAGACTCATCTATCTCCTTAATCCTTACCCCTTATCCCTTATCCCTTAATTTAAAGCACCTCTGGCGCCAGAGATATAATCTTCATAAAATTTTTCCACCTGAGTTCTCGCGCAACCGGTCCAAATATCCGCGTTCCCACAGGCTCTCCCTGTGCATTTATAATAACGGCAGCATTTCTATCGAACCTTATATGGGTGCCATCAGGTCTCCTCAGCTCCTTTGCTGTTCTTACCACCACTGCTTTTGCAACCGTGCCCTTCTTTATAGCCGCATCAGGTGCAGCCTCTTTTATGCTCACGACAATAACATCTCCTACTGTTGCATATCTTTTGTGCGAACCACCGAGAACCTTTATACATTGAACCTTCTTGGCTCCTGAATTATCAGCTACATCTAATATGCTTCTTAACTGGACCACCTTTATTCAGCCTTCTTTACAATCTCAAGAACCATCCACCGCTTTTCTTTACTAAGGGGACGGGTTTCTACGATAGAGACTATATCTCCAATCTTGCATTCATTCTTTTCATCGTGTGCCTTGAGCCTTGTAATCCTTTTAACGATTTTCTTATACAGCGGATGTTGCACAAGCCTCTCAATTGCTACTACAACGGTTTTATCCATCTTGTTGCTTATTACTTTACCTGTATATCTTTTTCTCTTTATTGTCATGCTGTAATCCTTAACCCTTACCCCTCAATCCTTTTTCTGTAATTATGGTCTTTACCCTCGCTATATTTTTTCTGACCTGGCGTATCCTCATCGGATTCTCAATCTCACCCATGACCTGCTGAGCCCTGAGATTAAAAAGCTCCCGTTTCAGTTCCTTTTCTTTATTTTTTAACTCATCTATAGTCATGGTTCTCAATTCTGTAACCTTCATCACATCCCCTCGTGTCTCTTAACAAACTGAGTAGCAACAGGAAGTTTATGCGATGCAAGACGAAATGCCTCCCTTGCAATCTCTTCTGTAACCCCTGCCATTTCATATACAATCCTGCCTGGTTTTACTACAGCTACCCAGAATTCAGGACTGCCTTTACCCTTGCCCATTCTTGTCTCAGCAGGTTTTCTAGTTATTGGTTTATCCGGGAATATCCTGATCCATATCTTGCCACCTCTCTTTACATGCCTCGTCATCGCTATACGAGCAGCCTCTATCTGGCGACTTGAAATCCAACCCGGCTCTAACGCCTTAAGTCCATATTCACCAAATGTAACCTCTGAACCCCTATAAGATATTCCGTTCATTCTGCCCTTTTGTTTTTTTCTGTGCTTTACTTTTTTAGGCATTAACATGATAAAAAACCCTTTTTAACTTAACCTGTTGACTTCTTTTCAGGAAGCAATTCACCCCTATACATCCATACCTTTACGCCTATTTGACCATAGGTTGTCTTTGCCTCTGCAAACCCATAATCAATATCAGCCCTGAATGTATGAAGGGGTACACGTCCTTCTCTATACCATTCTGTTCGGGCTATTTCAGCACCTCCAAGCCTTCCGGAGCAGGCTATCTTTGTTCCCTGAGCACCGAACCTTAAGGCAGAGGCAACCGCTTTCTTCATAGCCCTTCTGAATGCTACCCTTCTTTCAATCTGTAAAGCAACATTCTCGGCCACGAGCTGGGGGTCTATTTCTGGCTTTCTCACCTCTTTTATCTCGATGCTTACCTGTTTTCTCGTAAGGGATTCGAGTTCTTTACTGAGTCGATCTACCTCTGCACCCCTTTTCCCGATGATTATCCCTGGCCTTGCTGTATATATAAATACCCTTACCTTCTGACTCAATCGTTCTATCTCTATCTTAGAAATCCCTGCATGAAATAGCCTTTCTTTAAGTAATTTTTTAATCTTCAGGTCCTCAAGAAGCAGTTCTGAATATCCTTTCTCTGCAAACCATCTTGAGTTCCATGTCTTAATGATTCCAAGCCTGTTTCCGATTGGATGAGTCTTCTGTCCCAAAACAACCTCCTAAATCATTTTTCACTTACCACGAT
The window above is part of the Nitrospirota bacterium genome. Proteins encoded here:
- the rplE gene encoding 50S ribosomal protein L5, whose product is MPRFKEKYRKDVVPALMRHFSYRNIMEVPRVQKIVINVGMGKAIQDIKLLDSAVKEVAAITGQHPAITKAKRSIAGFKLRAGVSIGCKVTLRGNRMYEFLDRLINISLPRIRDFRGVSGKAFDGRGNYTLGIKEQFVFPEVDYEKVASVHGMDIVIVTTAKSDDEGKVLLKLLGLPFRD
- the rplX gene encoding 50S ribosomal protein L24 yields the protein MSLGIKKNDTVVVIAGKEKGKKGRVLTVFPRKERIIVEKLNIIKRHMRPTPKYKQGGIIEKEGTIHISNVMLICNKCDKPTRIGVRYLEDGEKVRVCKKCGENIDSK
- the rplN gene encoding 50S ribosomal protein L14, whose translation is MVQLRSILDVADNSGAKKVQCIKVLGGSHKRYATVGDVIVVSIKEAAPDAAIKKGTVAKAVVVRTAKELRRPDGTHIRFDRNAAVIINAQGEPVGTRIFGPVARELRWKNFMKIISLAPEVL
- the rpsQ gene encoding 30S ribosomal protein S17 produces the protein MTIKRKRYTGKVISNKMDKTVVVAIERLVQHPLYKKIVKRITRLKAHDEKNECKIGDIVSIVETRPLSKEKRWMVLEIVKKAE
- the rpmC gene encoding 50S ribosomal protein L29, which codes for MKVTELRTMTIDELKNKEKELKRELFNLRAQQVMGEIENPMRIRQVRKNIARVKTIITEKGLRGKG
- the rplP gene encoding 50S ribosomal protein L16; this encodes MLMPKKVKHRKKQKGRMNGISYRGSEVTFGEYGLKALEPGWISSRQIEAARIAMTRHVKRGGKIWIRIFPDKPITRKPAETRMGKGKGSPEFWVAVVKPGRIVYEMAGVTEEIAREAFRLASHKLPVATQFVKRHEGM
- the rpsC gene encoding 30S ribosomal protein S3, translating into MGQKTHPIGNRLGIIKTWNSRWFAEKGYSELLLEDLKIKKLLKERLFHAGISKIEIERLSQKVRVFIYTARPGIIIGKRGAEVDRLSKELESLTRKQVSIEIKEVRKPEIDPQLVAENVALQIERRVAFRRAMKKAVASALRFGAQGTKIACSGRLGGAEIARTEWYREGRVPLHTFRADIDYGFAEAKTTYGQIGVKVWMYRGELLPEKKSTG